ATGCGCTCGTTCCCGATGGGTATCTCGCGATCCGCCACACGTTCACGGAACACAGCCGTGCGGAGTACGTCCGCGCGTACGGCGCGAACTCGGCCGATGTGCGCGAGCGAGAGGAATTACTGGAGACAGTTGCGGATGTGGCTGATCCGGAGTCGCTTGGCTCCGACGTTCAGGAGTAGGTGCAATTCACAGCCCGGTACGAACTGTTTGACTGGCTGACTAGTGACTGACAGAGACGCCGTCTCACTCGCTCGTCGGCGTGCTATCGCTCGTCGGAGTC
The DNA window shown above is from Natrialba magadii ATCC 43099 and carries:
- a CDS encoding DUF7565 family protein — encoded protein: MGTGLAWECEIDGCGEVFGDIESAVTHQATAHDHLECEICDALVPDGYLAIRHTFTEHSRAEYVRAYGANSADVREREELLETVADVADPESLGSDVQE